The following is a genomic window from Paenibacillus sp. FSL R5-0766.
CAGAGTGAATTGGGAGATGATTGAAGAGGCCAGGAATGACCCGGATACCGTGAAATATCCAAAGCGCCGGGGAATCGATTTTTATCATTCTTTCCGTGAGGATATCGCCTTGTTTGCCGAGATGGGCTTCAAAGTATTCCGTTATTCCATTTCATGGGCCAGAGTATTTCCAGGTGGCGACGATGCCGCTCCGAACGAAAAGGCATTAGAGTTCTATGATCAGGTGATTGATGAATGTCTAAAACAGGGTATGGAGCCCTTGATCACCATCAGTCACTTTGATACGCCAATTGTACTGATGGACAAGTTCGGAGGATGGTATAACCGCAAGCTGATCGATCTGTATGTGAATTATTGTGATGTGTTGTTTAATCGCTACAAGGGCAAAGTGAAATATTGGGTGACGTTCAACGAAATCAATATGAGCGTGAAAGCATCGGCCAAGACACTGGGAATTATTGATTATGATGCTCCAAATTATGAAGAAATGCTGTTTCAGGGGTTGCATCATCAATTTGTAGCTGCGTCCAGAGCAACCAAGATGGCCCATGAGATTGATCCGAATAACCAGATCGGAAGTATGGTGGCTTATTTTACAACGTATCCTTACACTTGCAAGCCGGAGGACGCACTTCAGATGCAGCAGGATGATCAGATGAAAAATCAGTTCTATCTCGATGTGCTCAATAAAGGCGAGTACCCTTACTATAGTAAAACGTATTTCAAAAACAAGGAGATCCAGTTGCACATCGAGGATGGCGATCTGGATAGCATTCAAGCACATACGGCTGATTTCGTGGGGATGTCTTATTACAACTCGATGATTTCCAGCAGTGATACAGAGCAGCTCGAACTAACGGCAGGCAATGTACACAGTGTATATAAAAACCCGCATCTGCCCGCTAACGAGTGGGGTTGGCAGATTGATCCGATTGGCCTGCGTTATACGCTGAATCTCGTCTATGATCGGTATCAAAAGCCTGTCTTTATTCTGGAGAACAGCTCAGGCTTCTACGACAAGCTGAACGAAGACGGAACGATCAACGATCCATACCGGATTGATTTCCTGAGCAAACATATCGAACAGATGGGACTCGCCATTGCGGATGGGGTCGAGGTGTTGGGATACACGATGTGGGGACCAATCGACATGATCAGTTCAGGGACATCTGAGATGAGCAAACGGTACGGATTTATCTATGTGGATCAGGACGACTATGGCAATGGTACGCTCGAAAGATATCGTAAGGATTCCTTCTTCTGGTATCAGAATGTGATCCGTACCAACGGAGCAGAACTGTAACAGAGCATGAACATTATGGGTCGTATCAAAAAAATACCCGGCGGCTTGCTGATTGTTCCTATGCTGGCCGCCGCGGTCATCAACACGGTGTTTCCATCGTTTTTTCAGATCGGAGATCCAACAACAGCGCTGTTCACATCGAAAGGTACCATGGTGCTGATCGGTATGATTTTACTGATATCAGGAACACAGCTTAACTTGTCACAGCTTCTGGTGACTTTGAAGAGAGCAGGGGTGCTCTGTATTTCACGTATCCTCATCAGCTGCCTGTTCGGCTGGGCGTTTGTACACTTTTTTGGCATAAGTGGGTTCGGGGGTGTTTCTGCGGTAGCCTTCATTGCCGTTCTGACCAGTTGTAATCCGGGATTATATCTGGCCTTGATGAACACGTACGGAGATGATGTGGATCGTGCTGCGTTTGGCATTCTGAATCTAATCGCCGTACCGATTATTCCGGTTATGATATTGAATTCGGCAAGCGGTGTCGGTATCGATTACCTCAGTGTACTTGCTACGCTAGTACCTTTCTTGATCGGGATACTGCTTGGTAACCTGGACAGAAATATACAGAAGATGTTCGCTCCGGGAACACTGATTCTGCTGCCTTTCCTAGGTACAAGCTTTGGGTCCAATATTGATCTGCGCATTGCATTTCAGTCCAGTCTGTCCGGTTTGCTGGTCACGGTGTTATTTTTGCTGATCTGCATGCTGCCGCTCATTGGAATCGATCGCACGATATTAAGACGGCCCGGTTACGCAGCGGCTGCGACATGTTCGGTTGCTGGATTGTCCATGGTGGTGCCTTCGATGGCTGCCGGGTTCAATCCGGTGTATGCGCCTTATGTTGACACAGCGATCGCCCAGATTGCGTTTGCCGTGATCCTGACATCAGTGACCGTGCCTTATATCGTGAAGCGTTTGGCTGGAGGAACAGCGACGGAAGCTTCTGCTTCAACAAATCACTAGAAAAAACAGCATGTGTTCTGTCAGATTATGACGGATCACGTGCTGTTTTGCTTTGTACATCTATATGATCTCCTAGGGGAGGAGAGGGATCGATCGGTTTATTTTACAGACCCAGCAGTTGTTTAACACTTTCAGCTACAGCTTTGCTGGATTGCGGATTCTGTCCTGTGACCACACGGCCATCTGTTGTGACATAGGAACTGAAGGCAGCAGCTTTATCATATTGTGCAGCGCGTTCTCTCAACGCATCTTCCAACAGGAAAGGAACATACTCAGTTTGTTGAGCCAATGCTTCTTCCTCATTCGTGAAGCCGGAAACGGTTTTATCGTTGATTAGAAGCAGGCCGTTGGACAGCTTCACATTCAGCAGGGCTGTAACCCCGTGGCACACGCCGGATACAACGCCACCCTTTTCATAGATATCACGAGAAAGCTCTTGAAGTTCGGCATTGTCCGGGAAATCCCACATCGTACCGTGGCCCCCTGTGAAGTAGATTGCATCGTAGTCACTCGCGTTTACTTCGCCAGGTTTCAACGTATTTTTCAATTGGTTCATGAACGTTTCGTTCTCGAAATAGGCTTTGGTGCTCTCATCCAGAGAGTCGCCCAGACTTTTCGGATCAAGTGGTACGTTCCCACCTTTAGGGCTAACCAGATCGATCTGAACATTGTCATTATGGTCAAACTCTTCAATAAAGTGAGTTGCTTCGCTCAGCCACAAGCCAGTAGGCTCGTCCTTTGGTGCGTACTTATCTACATTTGTTAGAACAACCAGAATCTTTTTCATATAAAAACCTCCCGTAAAATATATATCATCAATTTATATTAAATATCACAAAATTAGATTGTGTAAAATCTATTATTAAATATAACATAACCTTTTTCTAAAGTAAAATCATGAACGTATCGTCGTTCTCCAATGTGACTTTCATGCGTAGGAGTAAAGAACAAACTAGTAGTAGTAAATATGCCGTAAAAATATAGTTTTACTTATTATGCCCTGCTTAATTTACTCAAATTGTAAGCCGAGGTAGGCGTGTGTAAGGGGAATCTTAATTAATTCAAATTTGAAGTTAATTTGATTGAACAACTAGTTCTTTTGATTTAGAATGGCGGAAGATGCCAACGAAAAACTGGTACATATTACATATATACTTGGAGGAACATTCATGAAACGTTCAGGCAAATTTTTCGCTTCAACAGTAGTTGCTGCTGTTGCTGCAGTATCCATCGTCTCTTCAGCTTCAGCGAGCACAGTTTCAGTCTCCAACATTTCTGGCGTAACACCTGTCAACATCAGCAGTATGGATATCGAAACGGCTTTGATGATGGTTCAGAGCGAACGCACCAAATTGCTGGATGCGCAATTGCAAACGCAAATTCAGGAAGTTCAGAACCGTAATCAACTGATCGCGGATTTGAACTCTCAATTGCAGATAGCCCAGCAAAACGGGGATGAAGCAGCTATTCAAAAGCTGAAAGGCCAAATTGATGCAGCGGGCAATTCCCAACAGATGGACATGCTTCGTCTGCAGTCCATGTCCAACAAGCGCAATGAAGCGTTTGATGTCATGACGAACTTTGTCAAAAAAATGCAGGATTCAAGATCATCCATCATCGGTAACATGCGTTAAGAACGGATGATTAACTGCAACAACACAAAAAGAGCGAAGCCGGAATTTAAATTCCGAAACTTCGCTCTTTTTGTATTTCTCTTTTTCTATGATATATCTCATCTAATCCAAGTTAGCCCGACCAGTCACGACGCCGAGTGAACAGATCCTGCAACTCGTCCGTCGACAATTCGGTAATCCAGTTCTCAGAGCTTGTGATGATGTTATCGCTGAGCTGCTGTTTGCTCTCCAACATCTCGTCGATCCGCTCCTCCAATGTGCCAAGAGAGATGAACTTATGCACCTGAACATCTTTGGTCTGACCCATCCGATAAGCCCGGTCGGTAGCTTGATTCTCAACAGCCGGGTTCCACCAGCGGTCAAAATGGAAGACATGATTGGCTGCGGTCAGATTCAATCCCACACCGCCTGCCTTGATGGACAGAATGAAGACGGACGGTTGCTTATCCTCAGGCAATGTACGGGATTGGAATTCCTCAATCATACGATCCCGTGCCGTTTTGGAGGTACCCCCGTGCAGATACAGCACAGGCTCCTGCAACTCCTGACGCAGTACCTGTTGCAGCATCTGTCCCATACCAATGTATTGGGTGAAAATCAGGCATCGCTCGCCTTCGTCCCGTAATTCCCGGACAAGCTCCATCAGTCGTTCCAGCTTTGCGGAGCGGCTGATCAGCATTGCCATATCCTGCGGGCTATACACGTCATAAGCAGATGTCAGTGCGCCGTCTTCGGGTAGTTCCTCCGGTAAAGCCTCTTTGGTCAACAGCAGCGGGTGGTCACACAATTGCTTAAGCTGAGTTAGGGCTGAGAGGATCGCACCTTTGCGCTTGATACCTTCCAATTCTTTCATTTTATCCATCAGGGCCTGCACGGATTGGTCATACAATGCACTTTGTTCGCCCGTAAGGTGAATATAGGTCTTCATCTCGTTTTTGTCCGGCAGATCAAGCTGGATATTGGGATCTTTTTTCTTGCGGCGCAACATGAATGGTTTCACCAATTGCTGTAGATCCTGCATGCGCTGCTCGTCTTTGTCTTTCTCTATGGCACTGATGAAACGAGTCTGGAATGCCCGGGCGTTGCCCAGATATCCTGGATTGATAAAGTCATAGATCGACCACAGCTCGGACAACCGATTCTCGATCGGCGTACCTGTCATGGCAATGCGGTGTTTCGCCGGGAAACTGCGGACAGCCAGCGACTGTTTGGTCTGAGCATTCTTGATATTCTGTGCTTCATCGAGACAGATGCATGACCACGTATAGGTTTGTAACATCTCCTGATCCAGTGTAGCCGTAGCAAAGGACGTGATAATAATATCCACCTGCTCTGTCTGCTCCCGGAATTCTTCTCCACTTAATCGGCGTGCGCCATAATGCAGACTGACATGAATGGAGGGTGCGAAGCGGCTAATTTCCTTTTGCCAGTTGCCCAGTACGGAGGTTGGACAGATCAGAAGTACCGGGGCTTGTCCCGGCTTACGTGGTTCATGATCCTTGATGTGTAACAGATACGTGATGAACTGAATGGTTTTCCCGAGACCCATATCATCAGCAAGACATGCCCCAAGTCCGAATCTGCGCAGGAAACCAAGCCATGCAAAACCTTCCTTCTGATACGATCGCAGCTCGGCATGAAGCCCTGTCGGAATGGGTAGGGAAGGTGCGCCGCCTTGTCCGCCCCCGAGTTGTGCAATAACCCGGTTCAGGTGCTCATTCAGTTCTACTTCCAGCCGAATGTTTTGATCATCCTGTGGTTGCTGCTCTTCCTCGGTTTGTTGTCCTTCCTTCCATTTCTGGTTGCGATATTCCCGTTGCTCATTGTGCAGCAGATGCAGGTGCAGAATATCCTGGAATGAGAGTCCCTGTTCCCGATCTACACCGCCCATGGCACGACGTATCTGTTCCAGCAGGTCGGGGTCGAGAGGAACCCATTCTCCACGGAAGCGAACCAGTCGTTCATTACGGGCAACAAGGTCGGCGAACTCATCTTCGCTGAGATCGGTGTCACCAATCGCAATTCGCCAGTCAAAATGAATAATCGAGTCCAGTCCAAAGAACGACTGTCCCCGTTCACTGCCTTCCTCCGGCTGCACCTTGGCACGCAGCTTTGGTTTCTTCTTACGGGCTGCTTCCCACCAACCAGGTAGCAGAACTTGCCAGCCCGCTGCGAGCAACCGCCCGCTATCCTGCGTCAGGAACTGCCAGGCTTCCTGATCTCCCAAAGGATCACTCAGCACATCGCGTCTACCGCTAATGGAGCTTCCGAGACGCGGCAGATGGGCACGCAGCTGATCCAGCCATCCGGCGGAGCGATCCAGAATGAATGGTGTCCATACCTCTGGCCATTCCCCTTCAAGCCTACCCCGTGAATCCAGCATGACTGGTACCAATACGGCGGCATCCAGCTTATTCTGTAATACCAGTCGCAGTCGCCATGATGGCTCATCCTCATCCGGCTCCTGCAATTGCAGCATGGGTCTGAATGGTGCGGCATCCGCTTTCCAGCCAATAGATACGAGCCAGGACTGGGCGTCCATTCCGGCTGTCTTGGGGAGAGTGCCGCGCTCTGGGAACAACTGCGGGAATTCACGCCGCAGATCCGTTGCAGCTTCTTCCGAACTGTACCAGCGCTGGAATACAAAGGCGGAGTAGGCCGCCCCAAGTCCTTCGGCATAACTCTCGTCCGTTTGCTGAACCGCTTTGGTAAGCGATGCCCGATCCTGCTTTTTCAAGCTATCCGGGTCCCAGGTCCACTGAAGCTGTCCTGCACGGTATGCCTCGAAGCTAGGTACGTATTTTCGT
Proteins encoded in this region:
- a CDS encoding family 1 glycosylhydrolase; protein product: MTNSNFPKDFLWGGALSACQAEGAYNVDGKSLTIPEVMKFNEKNDRKVTKQIRVNWEMIEEARNDPDTVKYPKRRGIDFYHSFREDIALFAEMGFKVFRYSISWARVFPGGDDAAPNEKALEFYDQVIDECLKQGMEPLITISHFDTPIVLMDKFGGWYNRKLIDLYVNYCDVLFNRYKGKVKYWVTFNEINMSVKASAKTLGIIDYDAPNYEEMLFQGLHHQFVAASRATKMAHEIDPNNQIGSMVAYFTTYPYTCKPEDALQMQQDDQMKNQFYLDVLNKGEYPYYSKTYFKNKEIQLHIEDGDLDSIQAHTADFVGMSYYNSMISSSDTEQLELTAGNVHSVYKNPHLPANEWGWQIDPIGLRYTLNLVYDRYQKPVFILENSSGFYDKLNEDGTINDPYRIDFLSKHIEQMGLAIADGVEVLGYTMWGPIDMISSGTSEMSKRYGFIYVDQDDYGNGTLERYRKDSFFWYQNVIRTNGAEL
- a CDS encoding 2-keto-3-deoxygluconate permease, which gives rise to MNIMGRIKKIPGGLLIVPMLAAAVINTVFPSFFQIGDPTTALFTSKGTMVLIGMILLISGTQLNLSQLLVTLKRAGVLCISRILISCLFGWAFVHFFGISGFGGVSAVAFIAVLTSCNPGLYLALMNTYGDDVDRAAFGILNLIAVPIIPVMILNSASGVGIDYLSVLATLVPFLIGILLGNLDRNIQKMFAPGTLILLPFLGTSFGSNIDLRIAFQSSLSGLLVTVLFLLICMLPLIGIDRTILRRPGYAAAATCSVAGLSMVVPSMAAGFNPVYAPYVDTAIAQIAFAVILTSVTVPYIVKRLAGGTATEASASTNH
- a CDS encoding type 1 glutamine amidotransferase domain-containing protein; its protein translation is MKKILVVLTNVDKYAPKDEPTGLWLSEATHFIEEFDHNDNVQIDLVSPKGGNVPLDPKSLGDSLDESTKAYFENETFMNQLKNTLKPGEVNASDYDAIYFTGGHGTMWDFPDNAELQELSRDIYEKGGVVSGVCHGVTALLNVKLSNGLLLINDKTVSGFTNEEEALAQQTEYVPFLLEDALRERAAQYDKAAAFSSYVTTDGRVVTGQNPQSSKAVAESVKQLLGL
- a CDS encoding DEAD/DEAH box helicase, coding for MHPYTETIEVHVALTGYGDALFYGALNTHHFVSGQSLKQRLFAWHAPSFYGTELEVRQIEEIELVVLPAEEVIPFFAEMHTLLHIEWKWDEQAEHLIRLAPALASSIEKRKYVPSFEAYRAGQLQWTWDPDSLKKQDRASLTKAVQQTDESYAEGLGAAYSAFVFQRWYSSEEAATDLRREFPQLFPERGTLPKTAGMDAQSWLVSIGWKADAAPFRPMLQLQEPDEDEPSWRLRLVLQNKLDAAVLVPVMLDSRGRLEGEWPEVWTPFILDRSAGWLDQLRAHLPRLGSSISGRRDVLSDPLGDQEAWQFLTQDSGRLLAAGWQVLLPGWWEAARKKKPKLRAKVQPEEGSERGQSFFGLDSIIHFDWRIAIGDTDLSEDEFADLVARNERLVRFRGEWVPLDPDLLEQIRRAMGGVDREQGLSFQDILHLHLLHNEQREYRNQKWKEGQQTEEEQQPQDDQNIRLEVELNEHLNRVIAQLGGGQGGAPSLPIPTGLHAELRSYQKEGFAWLGFLRRFGLGACLADDMGLGKTIQFITYLLHIKDHEPRKPGQAPVLLICPTSVLGNWQKEISRFAPSIHVSLHYGARRLSGEEFREQTEQVDIIITSFATATLDQEMLQTYTWSCICLDEAQNIKNAQTKQSLAVRSFPAKHRIAMTGTPIENRLSELWSIYDFINPGYLGNARAFQTRFISAIEKDKDEQRMQDLQQLVKPFMLRRKKKDPNIQLDLPDKNEMKTYIHLTGEQSALYDQSVQALMDKMKELEGIKRKGAILSALTQLKQLCDHPLLLTKEALPEELPEDGALTSAYDVYSPQDMAMLISRSAKLERLMELVRELRDEGERCLIFTQYIGMGQMLQQVLRQELQEPVLYLHGGTSKTARDRMIEEFQSRTLPEDKQPSVFILSIKAGGVGLNLTAANHVFHFDRWWNPAVENQATDRAYRMGQTKDVQVHKFISLGTLEERIDEMLESKQQLSDNIITSSENWITELSTDELQDLFTRRRDWSG